The proteins below are encoded in one region of Aspergillus nidulans FGSC A4 chromosome III:
- a CDS encoding DASH complex subunit DUO1 (transcript_id=CADANIAT00005435) has product MAPYSTAEEMDRLQLSDSDSDELWDSPSKRGKKKLNQAAVKQENSPPPADTDRDEETLFDRQEAREAALRNELRIVRNVNQVIEGLLGSLDKAKGNMETVSRTVNSASTLLNTWTRILSQTEHNQRVILNPSWQGASQDMADLENEELLRQQAAERRERELQQQREAAARKAEEDERKRAQSTSTRGTRIVSRGRVIRSGIGRSPSVSHSKTSTSGTRTTSKTSGTNPSTTTTRRPVSGIARGPGVTRGRGRQ; this is encoded by the exons ATGGCTCCCTACAGCACCGCCGAAGAAATGGATCGTCTACAGCTGTCCGACTCTGATTCTGACGAACTCTGGGACTCGCCTTCGAAACgtggaaagaagaaattgaATCAGGCCGCGGTCAAGCAAGAAAACTCCCCGCCACCTGCAGATACCGACCGTGATGAAGAGACGCTTTTTGACCGTCAAGAAGCGCGAGAAGCTGCCCTCCGTAACGAACTACGAATTGTGCGCAACGTCAATCAGGTTATAGAGGGGCTGCTGGGCAGTCTCGACAAGGCAAAAGGAAATATGGAG ACTGTCTCACGTACGGTCAACTCCGCCTCTACCCTCCTTAACACCTGGACGCGCATCCTGTCTCAAACGGAACATAACCAACGGGTCATACTTAACCCCAGTTGGCAGGGCGCGTCACAAGATATGGCCGACCTAGAAAACGAGGAGCTTCTCAGACAACAAGCTGCGGAAAGGCGGGAAAGAGAACTTCAACAACAGAGGGAAGCGGCGGCACGaaaggctgaggaggatgagagaaagagggcaCAGTCAACGAGCACCAGAGGCACACGGATTGTTTCCAGGGGACGGGTGATTCGGAGCGGAATAGGGAGGTCACCGAGTGTATCTCACTCAAAGACCAGCACAAGCGGCACAAGAACTACATCTAAAACGTCAGGAACGAACCCGTCCACGACGACTACGCGGCGACCGGTCAGTGGGATTGCGCGGGGACCAGGAGTGACGCGTGGCCGGGGAAGGCAATGA